In Deinococcus ruber, one DNA window encodes the following:
- a CDS encoding ISL3 family transposase → MALDPEQVFGICGLKLDTAVFDDARQCWVIELRSMAAEPPCPTCGQLASRRHSAYWRTLADVPCAGHQTLWRLVVRRQFCQNATCSQRIFAERFPLLALPFARTTTRLIDVFRSLAVSAGGRGGARLALCLAMPVDRKKLLRIVRQTPPPAATSVRVLGIDDWAFRKGLTYGTILVDLEAHQIVDLLPDRRAESVAEWLREHPGVQIITRDRASVYADGARQGAPNAVQVADRWHLLKNLKDAVQATLLPWQTEVRQSLGGAGAPPADTETGTPRPPFAAAPEHLAPCLPIPEHTQLQFDRIQALRRAGSTLQTIATDVGRSRNTVRKYVALDTCPAPQRRARPSQLEPFKPYLMERFERGCDNARVLWEEVRLQGYAGGATMVRSFLAPFRGQGTPQAHCPPSRARPPSIRTLSCLLIQGPELRNVEEQCWVEQLTAMRSEAGTMVLLTQQFAAIVRRGEPQGLGTWLQAATESGIAALMSFAKGVWNDLAAVREGIVQAWSNGPVEGHINKLKTVKRQMYGRAKLDLLRARLLAGST, encoded by the coding sequence ATGGCCCTTGACCCAGAGCAGGTATTCGGTATTTGCGGACTGAAGCTGGATACAGCGGTCTTCGATGACGCGCGTCAGTGCTGGGTCATCGAGCTTCGCAGCATGGCCGCTGAACCGCCCTGTCCAACCTGTGGGCAGCTGGCGTCCCGTCGACACAGCGCGTATTGGCGCACCCTGGCGGACGTCCCGTGTGCTGGTCACCAGACGCTCTGGCGTCTGGTGGTGCGACGCCAGTTCTGTCAGAACGCAACGTGCTCACAGCGCATTTTCGCTGAACGCTTCCCGCTGTTGGCACTGCCGTTCGCACGCACCACCACCCGGCTGATCGATGTGTTCCGTTCGCTGGCCGTCAGCGCAGGTGGACGGGGTGGCGCACGCCTCGCTTTATGCCTGGCAATGCCAGTTGATCGCAAGAAACTCCTCCGGATCGTCCGGCAAACGCCCCCTCCGGCCGCGACGTCCGTTCGGGTGCTGGGGATTGATGACTGGGCCTTCCGAAAGGGGCTGACGTACGGCACGATCCTGGTCGACTTGGAGGCGCACCAGATCGTGGATCTGTTGCCAGATCGCCGTGCCGAGTCCGTCGCCGAATGGCTGCGGGAGCATCCCGGCGTGCAGATCATCACCAGAGACCGCGCCAGTGTGTACGCCGATGGGGCACGGCAAGGTGCGCCCAATGCGGTTCAGGTCGCGGATCGGTGGCATCTGCTGAAAAATCTGAAGGATGCAGTGCAAGCAACCCTGCTTCCCTGGCAAACCGAGGTGCGGCAGTCCCTGGGCGGCGCGGGCGCGCCGCCCGCCGACACCGAAACTGGGACTCCGCGGCCTCCCTTCGCCGCTGCACCTGAGCACCTTGCGCCGTGTTTGCCCATTCCAGAACACACCCAGCTTCAGTTCGACCGGATCCAGGCGCTCCGGCGAGCAGGCTCGACCCTCCAGACGATTGCCACGGACGTGGGCAGGTCGCGCAACACGGTCAGGAAATATGTGGCGCTGGACACCTGCCCAGCGCCGCAACGCCGCGCGCGGCCCAGCCAACTGGAGCCGTTCAAGCCCTATCTGATGGAGCGTTTCGAGCGCGGATGTGACAACGCCAGGGTGCTCTGGGAGGAAGTGCGCCTGCAGGGCTACGCCGGCGGTGCCACGATGGTGAGATCATTCCTGGCTCCTTTCCGGGGCCAGGGGACGCCACAGGCGCACTGCCCACCCTCGCGAGCACGTCCACCGTCCATTCGGACGTTGTCGTGTCTGCTGATTCAGGGTCCTGAGCTCAGAAATGTGGAAGAGCAGTGCTGGGTCGAGCAACTGACCGCCATGCGGTCAGAGGCGGGAACGATGGTTCTGCTGACACAGCAGTTCGCAGCCATCGTTCGTCGGGGAGAGCCTCAGGGGCTGGGAACGTGGTTACAGGCAGCCACCGAGAGTGGCATCGCCGCCTTGATGAGCTTTGCGAAAGGCGTCTGGAACGATCTTGCAGCGGTTCGAGAGGGGATCGTTCAGGCGTGGTCGAACGGGCCGGTTGAGGGCCACATCAACAAGCTGAAAACGGTCAAGCGCCAGATGTATGGGCGCGCAAAGCTGGATCTACTCCGGGCGCGGCTACTGGCAGGGTCAACCTGA